Genomic segment of Phormidium ambiguum IAM M-71:
GTGTGAATGGTTGTGTAGAAAAGATTGTGGCGAATTTTAACCTCAGTTCTCCGGCAATTTACGCAACCTGTCGGGAAGTACAAAGCCAGGACGACACCAGAGAAGGATTAGATGTTGCTTTGTGGGAAGCTTGTCGGGTACAAGCGCGATCGCGGATGGATGGTTTAGCTCAACGCATTGAATCAGCCGCCACTTGGGACGATCTTGTATTGCCAGACGAGCAACGCTATATCCTGCGGGAAATTGTTGCCAATGTTCGGCAACGCACGAAAGTTTATGAAAACTGGGGATTTGCCGAAAAAAGCACTCGCGGCTTAGGAATTAGCGCCCTCTTTGCTGGAACAAGCGGTACTGGTAAAACAATGGCAGCCGATATTATTGCCAAAGAATTGCGGCTGGATCTATACCGTATCGACCTAAGTGCAACCATTAGCAAGTATATTGGCGAAACGGAAAAGAACTTGCGGCGCATATTCGACGCTGCGGAAGCGGGTGGATGTCTGTTGCTGTTTGACGAAGCTGATGCACTGTTTGGTAAGCGTTCTCAGGTGAAAGACAGTCACGATCGCTATGCGAACCTAGAAATTAGCTATCTGCTACAACGTATGGAATCTTACCGAGGATTAGCCATCCTAACGACTAACTTAAAAGATTCTATAGACCGGGCATTTTTGCGGCGCATTCGATTTGCGATCGAGTTTCCCTTTCCAGATGCCGAATACCGCCAACAAATTTGGCAACGCATTTTCCCAAAACAAACACCCACACAAGGTTTGGATTTTGGCAAGTTAGCTCAACTCAATGTTGCGGGTGGAAATATTCGCAATATTGCTCTCAATGCTGCTTTTACTGCTGCCGATGCAGGAGAACCCGTGATGATGAAGCATATATTGCAAGCAGCGAAAAGCGAATATATTAAGTTGGAACGACCCCTAACAGATATGGAGGTAAAAGAATGGGTATGAGAGCTAAAAATTGGTTGATATTTGGTATCACTTAGCGATCGCATTAGATAATCAAAATCAGGCTTATTTCTATCTCAATGTAAAACTAGCAAAAACTTTGCCTAGAAGTAGATCTCAGGACTTACGCAAATTATGAGAATAAACACCACTTGTAGGGGCAATCCCCCTGTGGTTGCCCCTATACCTAAAATCTCTGCGTAAGTCCTGGATCTGCTAAAAAAACCAGCATCAAGAAGAAGCATCCACTTCAATAGAGGTTTTTACCATGACGAATCCAACAAAATATTTGCAGCCAGTCCTTACATTTAATGGACAAGACAACGCAGTAAATTTAGGGAAAAAACCTGAATTTAAAATTGAGAAAGAAATTACTCTAGAAGTTTGGATTTGGGTCGCTTCTCAAAAAGAATATGCGGGAATTATTAGTAACATCTACGATACGGGTTCAACCGAGAGTGGATATGGTCTGCTGCTTGATGGCAAAAGTGGGATTTACTTTGGCTTAAAAGTTCCTTCAGCCGGAATTCAATATCTAAGTAGTGGAGCCAGCACGATTATCCTTAATCAATGGCATCATATTGCGGCGACTTATGACGGTCAGGAAATGAAATTGTACATTGATGGTATTGAAAAAGCTAAAAAAGCAATTGCTGGAACGAATATTAATTATAATCCCGAAAATGACTTGTTATTTGGGATGTATAAAGATAATGATGAAGTTTACCCTTTCTCTGGGAAAATAGCAGAAATCCGCCTTTGGAAAATCACTCGTACCCAATCAGAAATTCAAAATAATCTTTCCCAACGACTGGCAGGTAATGAATCAGGATTGGTGGGCTATTGGCCTTTAAATGAAAGCTCTGGCAATACATTTCATGATTTTACTAGCAATGCTAATTATGGTACTTTTCAAGGAAATGTTACTTGGGTAGAGTCCGAATTACCAATACCGAAGCTAACAAAATCTTTGCAGCCAGTCCTTACATTTAATGGACAAGACAATGCAATCATCTTAGGGAAAAAGCCTCAATTTAAAATTGAGAAAACCATTACTTTAGAAGCTTGGATTTGGGTCGCCTCTCAAAAAGAATATGCGGGAATTATTAGTAACATTTACGATACGGGTTCAACCGAGAGTGGATATGGTCTGCTGCTTGATGGTAAAAGTGGTATTTACTTTGGCTTAAAAGTTCCTTCAGCCGGAATTCAATATCTCAGTAGTGGAGCCAGCACGATTATCCTTAATCAATGGCATCATATTGCGGCGACTTATGACGGTCAGGAAATGAAAGTGTATGTCGATGGTATCGAAAAAGCTAAAAAAGCAATTGCTGGAACAAACATTAATTACAATCCTGAAAATGACTTGTTATTTGGGATGTATAAAGATAATGATGAAGTTTACCCTTTCTCTGGGAAAATAGCAGAAATCCGCCTTTGGAAAATCACTCGTACCCAATCAGAAATTCAAAATAGTCTTTCTCAACGTCTGACAGGTAATGAAGCCGGATTGGTGGGTTATTGGCCTTTAAATGAAGGCAGCAACAATATCGTTTATGACCGAACCAGCAATGGCAATCATGGTGTTATTAATGGGGCGAACTGGGAACAATTGCTAGTGCCTTTTACAACACCGATCTTGGCAGAAGAATCTAGTTTACCGGAAACGCCAACTACAGAATCGGAAGAACTGAGCGACTTTCTACAAATCGAAGTTGAAACAACAGCTACAGAATCAGAAGAACTGAGCGACTTTCTACAAATCGAAGTTGAAACAACAGCTACAGAATCGGAAGAATTGAGTGACTTTGTACTAACCGAAGTTGAAATGGCAACTACAGAATCAGGAGAACTGAGTGACTTTGTACTAACCGAAGTTGAAATGATAACTACAGAATCAGGAGAACTGAGTGACTTTGTACTAACCGAAGAGTCTAGTTTAGCGGAAACGCCAACCGCAGCACCTCAAAGATTGAAGCATTTGATCATAAGCGAAGAGTCTAGTTTAGCGGAAACGCTAACCGCAGAATCTGGAGAACTGAGTCAACCAAAGATCGATAATCTTAAAACCACGTCATGGATTGAGTTAAAACCTGCACGCCATCAAGTTGCGATTTATGGGCAGATTAGTGATGCTGAAACTGGGTTGACTATTCAGAATGCTTTAGTGGAGATAACGCAGATGCCAGAAAATTTTAAACAGTGGTTGGTATTGCGATCGCAAAAGTACGGCAGTCAATGGGAGACTCTTGAAAATCGCCCAGACCGGAAAAAAACAGCGATTGACGGATTCTTTCACTTTTTGGATTTGCCGGACGGTGAATATACTTTAACAGCATCCCTACCAAGTGCTGGAACCAGCTACGGCACTGCTGAAGTGAAAGCGATCGCAACTCGAGATTCCCAAGGCAACTACGTGAAAACTGCCACTAACATGACGCTACCACCAACCGCCATCAAGGGTCAAATCACAGATTTAAGTGGAGCTCCTATAGTTCTAGCGAAGATCCAAATTGCCAAAACGACAAATTATATTTTTAGTGACAACAAAGGCAACTATCTCTTCAGCGGTCTAGAAACCTCAAAACCCCCATCACAGCGCACAGTCAATATCAATGTTTCAGCGCGAGGCTTTCAGTCAGCTTCCCAAAGCGCCGAACTCAGTCAAGGAACCGTGCAAAACTTAAACTTCGTTCTTCCCAGTAGCTAAAGAAAATGCAAAGAAGCAAAAGTTCTTCTATACGAGAACTTATCATGTTTATTTGCTAACTACTAGAACCGTTTTTCCCTTTTGATAAGGTTAAAAACTTTCCTAGCTTACAGCTAATTTGAGTTACAATATTCAGCCACTAAATGCACTACCAGAAATCAGTCAGGAAGGCAAACAATGCTTGACGACTTAGATAAAACTCTAGAAAAACTGCTTAAGCAAGAACTCCCGGCTGCCTTAGCCGATCGCATCAGCATTAGCTTTGCCACTCCCGACGGGGAATTTCCGACTAAGGTGCAACTGCCAGCAATCAACCTTTTTCTTTATGACGTGCGGGAAAACTTGGAATTGCGAAACACCGAATGGTTTGTGGAACGTCACAGCGACGGCACAGCAACTAGAAAGCGTCCTCCCGTGCGAATAGACTGCTCCTACTTTATTTCGAGTTGGCCTGTAGATCAAGCCGACGCACAAACAGAACACCGCTTACTAGGTGAGGTAATGAAAGTGCTTTTGCGCTATCCTCAAATCCCAGCTGAGTTTCTCCAGGGAACCCTTCAAGGACAGCAACCTCCCCTGCGGGTAGAGGGTCTGCGGCCTTCGCAGTTACAAACTATGGGAGAATTCTGGCAAGCAATGGGAGGAAAACCTAGAGCAATACTGAACTATACTGTTACCCTCTCAGTAAATGTTTACGAAGTTTCAGAGACTGTCCCTCTTGTTATGGATCAGAAAATTTAGGGAAGGGGAAAAAGGGGAAAAGGGGAAATTCATTGATATTTCTCCCTTTTTGCTTTTTGCGCTTGTAAGCAGTAATTTTTGGATGACAGGGACTTGGTATTTAGTGATGGCGATAATTGGGAAATTGAATTCTTTTATTCCCCTTTCCCCATTTTCCCCATTTCCCGCTTTCCCATTAACTTGTGAGACTCATTGCTACGCGGCTACAGGGCCTCCCAGATTGGTACCATAGTCTCTCTGAATTCTAACAGTGGGTTGGGCAGACTGGGCTTTTCCGGCACTGCTGATAAGCTTGGGTTGAACCATTGCTCTGGGAGAGACTTGTACTTGGCTCAATACGTTAGCTTCCGGCTGTGACGAAACTTGCTTTTCGGGAGTAGCTTGTTGCGATCGAGCAGCAGAGGTAAACGGACGCGGCTCAAATTTCTTGCTCGTCGGAGTTCTCGTTGAGGAAGTCGGTGCTTTTCTAGAAACGTGCTGTCTAGCTGCCATAATCTCACCTATGAAAATTTACTCGTGCCTTGGGACTCATCGCTATTTAGCTAGCGGTCCGCCTACAGAGTAATCACCGTCTCTCTGAATTCTTCTTGTGGGTTGGGCAGACTGAGCTTTTCCAGCACTGCTAATCAGCTTAGGCTGAATCATTGCTCTGGGAGAAACTTGTACCTGGCTCAATACGTTAGCTTCCGGCTGTGAGGAAACTTGCTTTTCTGGAGTGGCTTGTTGCGATTGAGCAGCAGAGGTGAATGGGCGCGGCTCAAACTTCTTGCTGGTTGGCTTTCTGGTTGCGGAAGTTGGTGCTTTTCTGGAAACGTGCTGTCTACCTGCCATAGCTTACCTTATTAGATTTTGTAAAGTGGTGTTTTTCTATTTTTACATAAATAGTCAATTTCCTTTATTAAAAACTGTTTGTTTTATTTTAATGGCAGTAAAATAGATCGCAGTCAAAAGACTTTAATACAATAAAAGGCTTTATTTACATAAGATTAGATTCATTTTTTATAATTTTGCATTTTGATGTCACAACTTTTGGAGATTTTTTTACTCTTTGAGTACATAAATTTTTAAAAAAATAGATAATTCGCATAAAAAGTACACAAAGAAATATTGGCAAAAATCTTTAAAATAGCTTGACAAGCTAACGAAATTATATAACTCTAAATGAGTTAGTAAGATTATTGAGTCTAAAAAATCGAAAGTATTGTTAATGTTCAAGTAGCAAAAATGCTATTGTACAGAGATTTTTACTCTTGGGTCTAGTGGGATAACTACTAAGATCAAAAAGGTATAAGGAATGACAAAAAACATCAATCTTTTTTCGATGTATGAAGTAGTCATAAAACAACGCAATAATCGGTTTGCTTGTTGGATTTAAGGAGTCAAAACGATGCCAACCACTTATTTATCTCCAGGTGTGTATGTTGAGGAAGTTCCTTCAGGTACTTCCCCAATAGTAGGAGTAGGAACCAGTACAGCAGGGTTTATTGGGTTAATTCCCCAAAGCACTAGTTCGCAGACAACAACCTCAACGAGTACAACTACTGAGACTTCTCCATCAAGTCCAGATACTTCCTCAGTGACTCCAGGCGATGCAGCAACAGGCGAAATCAAACTTTGTACTAATTTCACTGAATTTAAGAAGTTTTTTGGTGACTTTTCCCAAGACAATGTG
This window contains:
- a CDS encoding LamG-like jellyroll fold domain-containing protein, translated to MTNPTKYLQPVLTFNGQDNAVNLGKKPEFKIEKEITLEVWIWVASQKEYAGIISNIYDTGSTESGYGLLLDGKSGIYFGLKVPSAGIQYLSSGASTIILNQWHHIAATYDGQEMKLYIDGIEKAKKAIAGTNINYNPENDLLFGMYKDNDEVYPFSGKIAEIRLWKITRTQSEIQNNLSQRLAGNESGLVGYWPLNESSGNTFHDFTSNANYGTFQGNVTWVESELPIPKLTKSLQPVLTFNGQDNAIILGKKPQFKIEKTITLEAWIWVASQKEYAGIISNIYDTGSTESGYGLLLDGKSGIYFGLKVPSAGIQYLSSGASTIILNQWHHIAATYDGQEMKVYVDGIEKAKKAIAGTNINYNPENDLLFGMYKDNDEVYPFSGKIAEIRLWKITRTQSEIQNSLSQRLTGNEAGLVGYWPLNEGSNNIVYDRTSNGNHGVINGANWEQLLVPFTTPILAEESSLPETPTTESEELSDFLQIEVETTATESEELSDFLQIEVETTATESEELSDFVLTEVEMATTESGELSDFVLTEVEMITTESGELSDFVLTEESSLAETPTAAPQRLKHLIISEESSLAETLTAESGELSQPKIDNLKTTSWIELKPARHQVAIYGQISDAETGLTIQNALVEITQMPENFKQWLVLRSQKYGSQWETLENRPDRKKTAIDGFFHFLDLPDGEYTLTASLPSAGTSYGTAEVKAIATRDSQGNYVKTATNMTLPPTAIKGQITDLSGAPIVLAKIQIAKTTNYIFSDNKGNYLFSGLETSKPPSQRTVNINVSARGFQSASQSAELSQGTVQNLNFVLPSS
- a CDS encoding DUF4255 domain-containing protein, with product MLDDLDKTLEKLLKQELPAALADRISISFATPDGEFPTKVQLPAINLFLYDVRENLELRNTEWFVERHSDGTATRKRPPVRIDCSYFISSWPVDQADAQTEHRLLGEVMKVLLRYPQIPAEFLQGTLQGQQPPLRVEGLRPSQLQTMGEFWQAMGGKPRAILNYTVTLSVNVYEVSETVPLVMDQKI